One genomic region from Leptospira tipperaryensis encodes:
- a CDS encoding DUF1564 family protein: MGNSKIKNGVLSSHFDKSKITCSFLVPNLLYKRLTRENQKRIGKNLEYLLKKYKNRILKSKRIHRKTATSLYQDRGNVLIKFNVRIYPLYWEELTILSRSHGISNCYLYHLLLNWELSEEQGSFIIRNRSQSRNNQKLILVWMIDFKEEFSQRMAQILNEIPPEAID, encoded by the coding sequence ATGGGAAATAGCAAAATTAAAAATGGCGTATTGTCTTCGCATTTCGATAAGTCGAAGATTACCTGTTCTTTCTTAGTTCCAAATCTCTTATATAAGAGACTTACCAGAGAGAATCAAAAAAGAATTGGGAAGAATTTAGAATATCTTTTAAAAAAATATAAAAATAGAATTCTTAAAAGCAAGAGAATCCATAGAAAAACGGCAACATCTCTTTATCAGGATAGAGGAAACGTCCTGATAAAATTTAATGTAAGAATTTATCCGCTTTACTGGGAAGAGTTGACGATCCTTTCTCGATCTCATGGTATCTCGAATTGTTATTTATATCATCTTCTTTTGAATTGGGAACTTTCGGAAGAACAGGGAAGTTTTATTATTCGGAATCGTTCGCAATCAAGGAATAATCAGAAGTTGATTTTGGTTTGGATGATAGATTTTAAAGAAGAATTCTCACAAAGAATGGCTCAAATCTTGAATGAGATTCCGCCTGAAGCTATTGATTAG
- the surE gene encoding 5'/3'-nucleotidase SurE yields MNILITNDDGIASSGIKALEKVLQKEHNTFLIAPLRERSATSMALSIYDSMRVEKINDNHYIVDGYPADCVNIGLHGEIFPKIDLVLSGINRGVNMGHDVHYSGTVGAARHGAIHNRLSLAISSGNINLDYDYIQEAEFVLEFINSYSTVLKTGTVYNINIPPDFVSSLENLRITKLGRRTYEDTYSKKNIIGGIADFYLGGSELGHSEEEGTDFSAFFSGMISLTPLSLDQTDSSLLKELSESVSKNV; encoded by the coding sequence ATGAATATACTGATTACGAATGACGACGGGATCGCGTCGTCGGGAATTAAGGCTCTCGAAAAGGTTCTTCAAAAAGAACACAATACATTCTTAATCGCTCCTCTTCGTGAAAGATCCGCCACTTCGATGGCCTTGTCGATTTACGATTCGATGAGAGTCGAGAAGATCAACGATAATCATTATATCGTGGACGGTTATCCTGCCGATTGTGTGAACATCGGTTTGCACGGAGAAATCTTTCCAAAAATCGATCTCGTTTTATCCGGAATCAATCGCGGCGTAAACATGGGGCACGACGTTCATTATTCCGGGACGGTCGGAGCCGCGAGACACGGCGCGATTCACAATCGTCTTTCCCTTGCTATCAGTTCGGGAAATATAAATCTTGATTACGATTATATTCAAGAAGCTGAATTTGTTTTAGAATTCATAAATAGTTATTCTACCGTTCTGAAAACGGGAACGGTTTACAATATCAATATTCCTCCCGACTTCGTTTCTTCTCTGGAGAATCTTCGGATCACAAAGCTGGGAAGAAGAACCTACGAAGATACTTATTCCAAAAAAAATATTATCGGTGGAATCGCGGACTTCTATTTAGGAGGTTCCGAGTTGGGGCACTCCGAAGAGGAAGGAACCGACTTCTCCGCATTCTTCTCTGGAATGATTTCCCTGACTCCTTTATCTCTGGATCAAACGGATTCTTCTCTTTTAAAAGAACTCTCTGAATCCGTGAGTAAGAATGTCTGA
- the sppA gene encoding signal peptide peptidase SppA yields MERNRLALAITFVLTILSVLIGLVNISLSTTTSKYSKTSGGTFFSTAPIGAALIKIEGEIHSGHSTFESTGAESILQKLRDIEQNPNIKGILIEINSPGGTVGASQEIYNELMRLRKTRKIVVSMKDMAASGGYYIASSADKIFALSGTITGSIGVIAMAPNVKGLLDRYGVKMRVYKEGKYKDSLSLFRDSTPEEDEMIQKMLSDTYNEFIQDVAKGRNQTVKSVQTLAEGRIYSGQDAFRNKLVDEIGGRKEALEELSRLCQYDGEIPLYEEEESPFDRLFMMLGAKMNSFSSERIFFKEFKNSPVLIILPQALR; encoded by the coding sequence GTGGAAAGAAACCGTCTTGCTTTAGCCATTACATTTGTTCTTACAATTTTGTCCGTCCTGATCGGACTCGTAAACATTTCCCTCTCAACGACCACTTCGAAATACTCCAAAACTTCCGGGGGAACGTTTTTCAGCACGGCCCCGATCGGTGCGGCGCTCATAAAGATTGAGGGAGAGATTCATTCAGGACATTCAACTTTTGAATCCACGGGTGCGGAGAGTATTCTTCAAAAGCTCAGGGATATAGAACAAAATCCGAATATTAAGGGAATCTTAATCGAAATCAATTCTCCCGGAGGAACCGTAGGAGCTTCTCAGGAAATTTACAATGAACTCATGAGACTTCGAAAAACTCGTAAGATCGTGGTTTCCATGAAGGATATGGCCGCTTCCGGAGGATATTACATCGCTTCTTCCGCGGATAAAATCTTTGCTTTATCGGGAACGATTACCGGCTCAATCGGAGTCATCGCGATGGCTCCTAACGTCAAGGGCCTTCTCGACCGTTACGGCGTGAAGATGAGAGTTTACAAAGAAGGAAAATATAAAGATTCGTTGTCGCTCTTTCGAGATTCAACTCCGGAAGAAGACGAGATGATTCAGAAGATGCTTTCCGACACTTATAACGAATTCATACAAGACGTAGCGAAAGGAAGAAACCAAACCGTTAAGTCGGTTCAGACTTTGGCGGAAGGAAGAATCTATTCCGGACAAGACGCGTTTCGAAATAAACTCGTCGATGAGATCGGTGGAAGAAAAGAAGCTTTAGAGGAATTATCAAGGCTTTGTCAATACGACGGAGAGATTCCTCTTTATGAAGAAGAAGAGTCTCCGTTTGACAGACTTTTTATGATGTTAGGCGCGAAGATGAATTCTTTTTCGAGTGAGAGAATTTTCTTTAAAGAATTTAAGAATTCTCCTGTTCTGATCATTCTTCCTCAAGCGCTAAGGTAA
- a CDS encoding tetratricopeptide repeat protein yields the protein MSEKENKKKAASGKKRILQEINKENFLFALTLIDREISSGNDDPELYYNFAICCARTDNFKKCISILEELLEKFPRFGERENSILMMIYSLIQSKDFKKALDKCDERLKLQVDDIRILSMKAFALEKSGKIGEAIETHKRILRLRPEYKNSLNSLGYLLLNNREASPEEWKLAADCLKSILKEEPENPAYLDSFGILLLKAGKKEEAIKALQKALRKAPTHPEILRHIEKVEESS from the coding sequence ATGTCTGAGAAAGAGAACAAAAAAAAAGCCGCCTCCGGGAAGAAAAGAATTCTCCAGGAAATCAATAAAGAGAATTTCCTCTTCGCTCTAACGCTGATTGATCGGGAGATTTCTTCCGGAAACGACGATCCGGAACTATATTACAATTTTGCAATTTGTTGTGCAAGAACCGATAACTTTAAGAAATGCATTTCAATTTTGGAAGAGCTCTTGGAAAAATTTCCGAGATTCGGAGAAAGAGAAAATTCCATCTTGATGATGATCTATTCCTTGATTCAGAGCAAAGATTTTAAGAAGGCTCTAGATAAATGCGATGAGAGACTCAAACTTCAAGTCGACGATATTCGGATTCTTTCAATGAAAGCCTTTGCTTTGGAAAAGTCCGGTAAAATCGGAGAAGCCATCGAAACTCATAAGAGAATTTTGAGACTTCGTCCGGAGTATAAGAATTCTCTAAATTCTCTCGGTTATCTTCTCTTGAATAACAGAGAGGCAAGTCCGGAAGAATGGAAATTGGCTGCGGATTGTTTGAAGTCTATCCTCAAAGAGGAACCTGAAAATCCTGCGTATTTGGATTCGTTCGGAATTCTTCTCTTGAAAGCGGGTAAAAAAGAAGAAGCTATCAAGGCTCTTCAGAAGGCTCTTCGGAAAGCTCCGACACATCCTGAGATCTTGAGACATATTGAAAAAGTTGAAGAGTCTTCTTGA
- the galK gene encoding galactokinase, whose protein sequence is MDKEELTKILKEEFSSSPEEEPIRFFSAPGRINLIGEHVDYAGGIVLPAAIDVSIRIAIRKNRGSFFRIVSAESGEKIEAKIIVYNSKSSWINYVFGVIEEFRKLGFEADPFDMVVWGNIPQGAGLSSSAAFEVAVAYSLSEIQSWKIRREEIALLGQRAENQFVGVNCGIMDQFIISTGKEGFCIALDTETLKYEYHEMHLDDFEFYLIDSKVKHSLKDSAYNERRMEVESAFSKIKKGKPFLKNLYEAELDDLENESFGLNPIEKKRAKHIITERLRTTKVIENLKNGNAKIVGEILFECHNSLSKDYEVSCEESDFIVEHLRKEDVLGARMIGGGFGGCVLILDKKGRRDILFEKIKALYWKEFKNEPKLYTFRISDGVKEF, encoded by the coding sequence ATGGATAAAGAAGAACTCACAAAAATTCTCAAAGAAGAATTTTCATCATCCCCGGAAGAAGAACCGATACGATTCTTCTCCGCCCCCGGAAGAATCAACCTCATCGGAGAACACGTCGATTATGCGGGTGGAATCGTTCTTCCGGCTGCGATCGACGTCTCCATTCGAATCGCGATTCGTAAAAATCGAGGCTCCTTTTTTAGAATCGTTTCCGCGGAATCAGGAGAAAAGATCGAAGCAAAGATCATCGTCTACAATTCAAAAAGCTCCTGGATCAACTATGTCTTTGGAGTCATTGAAGAATTCAGAAAACTCGGATTTGAAGCGGATCCTTTTGATATGGTCGTCTGGGGAAATATTCCGCAAGGCGCGGGCTTATCTTCTTCGGCGGCTTTTGAAGTCGCGGTCGCCTACTCACTTTCTGAAATTCAATCCTGGAAAATTCGAAGAGAAGAAATCGCTCTTTTAGGCCAAAGGGCAGAGAATCAATTCGTCGGTGTGAACTGCGGAATTATGGATCAGTTCATTATCTCCACGGGAAAAGAAGGCTTTTGTATCGCACTGGATACGGAAACTCTAAAATACGAATATCATGAAATGCACTTGGATGATTTCGAATTCTATCTTATCGACTCGAAAGTAAAACATTCCTTAAAAGACAGCGCTTATAACGAAAGAAGAATGGAAGTCGAATCCGCATTCTCTAAGATCAAAAAAGGAAAACCGTTTCTAAAAAATCTCTACGAAGCGGAGTTGGATGATTTAGAAAACGAATCCTTCGGGCTGAATCCGATCGAGAAAAAAAGAGCGAAACATATTATTACGGAAAGATTGAGAACCACAAAGGTAATCGAGAATTTAAAGAATGGAAACGCTAAGATCGTCGGAGAAATTCTTTTTGAATGTCACAATTCTCTCTCTAAAGATTACGAAGTCTCGTGTGAAGAATCGGATTTTATAGTCGAACACTTAAGGAAAGAAGACGTTTTAGGGGCGAGAATGATCGGCGGCGGTTTTGGCGGTTGCGTTTTGATACTGGACAAAAAAGGTAGAAGAGATATACTGTTTGAAAAAATAAAAGCGCTCTATTGGAAAGAATTTAAGAACGAACCCAAACTCTACACTTTCCGAATTTCAGACGGCGTCAAAGAATTCTAA
- a CDS encoding TIGR01777 family oxidoreductase translates to MKVGISGGTGLIGRHLAFRLLENGFHVRIFTRSLNIPTFFRGKPNLEIITTSSPKVKDLEALDGIINLAGAPIAGVRWNQKVKDEIRRSRVNYTEDLVQSVSKIAGTPLKFFLQGSAIGCYGSYENGSPVFSESSPVGVDYLASLCKEWEEASEEIAKLGIRLVKMRTGIALSPEDGALKSMLPSFKLGLGGMIGSGEQILSWIHLEDLINSILYIIRDPNLSGIINLVAPNPVSNRIFSETLAKCLSRPSFFRVPATLLYGLFGEGADVILKGQKVIPERLQKSGFSFSYPNIEGALRELLK, encoded by the coding sequence ATGAAAGTTGGGATTTCGGGCGGAACTGGCCTAATCGGTAGACACCTTGCGTTTCGTTTATTAGAGAATGGATTTCACGTAAGAATCTTCACTCGTTCTTTGAATATTCCAACTTTCTTCCGCGGGAAGCCTAATTTGGAAATTATAACTACCAGTTCTCCAAAAGTAAAAGACTTAGAGGCGTTGGATGGGATCATTAATCTAGCTGGAGCACCGATTGCTGGCGTAAGATGGAATCAAAAAGTAAAAGATGAGATTCGTCGTTCTCGAGTGAACTATACAGAAGACTTAGTTCAATCGGTTTCGAAAATTGCGGGAACTCCCTTAAAATTTTTCTTACAAGGATCTGCCATTGGTTGCTACGGTTCGTATGAAAACGGTTCGCCAGTCTTTTCCGAGTCTTCCCCAGTTGGAGTGGATTATTTAGCTAGTCTTTGCAAGGAATGGGAAGAGGCCTCTGAAGAAATCGCGAAGCTCGGTATTCGTCTAGTGAAGATGAGAACGGGGATAGCTTTGAGTCCTGAAGATGGGGCTTTAAAGAGCATGCTTCCCTCTTTTAAGCTTGGACTTGGGGGAATGATTGGATCTGGTGAGCAAATATTAAGTTGGATTCATCTTGAGGATTTGATAAATTCTATCTTATACATTATTCGAGATCCAAATCTTTCCGGGATAATCAATCTGGTAGCTCCGAATCCAGTGAGTAATCGTATTTTTTCGGAGACTCTTGCAAAGTGCTTAAGTCGACCCTCTTTTTTTAGAGTTCCCGCAACTCTCTTATACGGACTATTTGGTGAAGGGGCTGATGTAATTCTAAAAGGTCAAAAAGTAATTCCAGAAAGACTTCAAAAATCTGGATTTTCTTTTTCATACCCTAATATTGAGGGAGCCTTGCGGGAACTCCTCAAATAA
- a CDS encoding STAS domain-containing protein, translating into MGADDSLNLDGEEMDFSINELTVNLQKEEIPENFPKDGVALKISGEINLYSAHALKEKIFDLIDKGFIYIFVNMENIRYIDSSGLAVFMSTHAKLVKNGKGGIAMFSPSSQVNKILELTKLKSLIRVTGTLKDALNILLN; encoded by the coding sequence ATGGGAGCAGATGATTCTCTTAACCTCGACGGCGAGGAGATGGATTTTTCAATCAATGAATTGACCGTAAATCTTCAAAAAGAAGAGATCCCGGAAAATTTCCCGAAAGACGGAGTCGCTTTGAAGATCAGCGGAGAAATCAATCTTTATTCCGCTCACGCACTCAAGGAAAAAATTTTCGATCTGATCGACAAAGGTTTTATTTATATTTTTGTGAATATGGAGAATATTCGTTATATAGATTCTTCCGGTCTCGCCGTTTTTATGAGCACTCATGCAAAACTTGTAAAGAATGGAAAGGGAGGAATCGCAATGTTCTCTCCTTCTTCTCAAGTGAATAAAATCTTAGAATTGACGAAGTTAAAATCTCTGATTCGAGTCACTGGAACCCTCAAGGATGCTCTGAACATCCTCCTCAATTGA
- a CDS encoding TetR/AcrR family transcriptional regulator, with protein MKLHSQEESKILPRKKTFLGFSSSISSKKESKKSFETKEKLLEATLFVFGSKGFHEARVEDITAQAGFAKGTFYEHFDSKDDLIYILIDYAARKDLEITQSLFQRCQSSIAIRDQYLKPILLDIQSKKELNRVCYQFLTNEILTKEKLQKKTDYYNRLYQRYHRRSIKLAQKLNFLNPNFDTEEIYVMFRYLIDGFTINQAYSFFCSKSGDVEINSILKLFDQSLFVKDPKSDQ; from the coding sequence TTGAAACTTCATTCCCAAGAAGAATCGAAAATCCTCCCGAGAAAAAAAACGTTTCTCGGGTTTTCTTCTTCTATCTCTTCCAAAAAAGAATCTAAAAAATCCTTTGAAACAAAGGAGAAACTTTTAGAAGCGACTCTTTTTGTTTTTGGAAGCAAGGGGTTTCACGAAGCAAGAGTGGAAGACATCACCGCTCAGGCGGGTTTTGCAAAAGGAACTTTTTACGAACACTTTGACAGCAAAGACGATCTCATTTATATTCTTATCGATTACGCAGCACGAAAGGATTTGGAGATTACACAGTCTCTTTTTCAACGTTGTCAGAGTTCTATCGCGATTCGAGATCAATATCTAAAACCCATTCTTCTGGATATACAATCAAAGAAAGAACTCAATCGAGTCTGTTATCAATTCCTAACAAACGAAATTCTTACAAAAGAAAAACTTCAAAAGAAAACCGATTACTACAACCGTCTCTATCAAAGATATCACAGAAGAAGTATCAAACTCGCTCAAAAATTAAATTTTCTAAATCCCAATTTTGATACGGAAGAAATCTATGTGATGTTTCGATACCTGATCGACGGTTTTACCATCAATCAGGCTTATTCTTTTTTCTGCTCGAAAAGCGGAGACGTAGAGATCAACTCGATTCTAAAACTTTTCGATCAATCACTTTTCGTAAAGGATCCGAAGTCCGATCAATAA
- a CDS encoding efflux RND transporter permease subunit encodes MKSIIESFIKNRLFMYLGMVFIVLSGLVSLLGLRRDAFPNVDMKQMVISTKFPGASPADVELRVTYPIEQRLKEIDGIDEIRSFSRNSVSDIDVRVSLEEKDPEKVLNEIRRAVDNAMSEFPPQVTEKPKMTERKSGSFPIIEFSISGGKDEIELHTTAEFIELELEKIPGVARVDVFGKRDREWQILVNANKLKQYSLDLSDIVNTIRNRNINLPAGSVDSENSFDLRIDGEFKDPSEIGKIPTRTNEIFSTVKLGDLARVEDTFEYPRFLAIANGRQGLVLSVIKKERADAIEVAETVHKRLNALSSSYPSGMKTFVLNDEAKRTKNRLSVVSSNALIGFIIVFGILFLFLDFRTATLTSLSLPLSMLMTFAVLPFFDVSFNMISMMGLIISLGMLVDNSIVISENIYTYLDQKNDSHTASLRGTVEMIVPIFGSYLTTVTAFLPMLFMTGIMGKFIWEIPLVVIVALTASLIESFLFLPARIAAFAKTPEQLKVKSKFRQKMDSLFVSLETSFSNLVSFNIKHKKASFAVIILLVFGSCGAMSQMDFILFPKEDIEIIMIKAEFPPTSRIFQTREKMKYMEGIVQKIPKGELVSYSTKIGVQQTDPDDPLSRFGENLAVILIYLTPEAKRERKASEILRSIEPELRKTPGISDLFLEEFGNAPPIGAPITISIQGRDYETLKKISNELQAFLKSIPGVFSVRDDYRFGRKQMYIQLDEGLESFTGVSTLSAANALRAAYDGERAGSIRKGRTKIYIRVVYDRDFRKNPNEIKSIPLRNKAGNITYLAKISRMDLIESPELLAHKDFERAITINGDVKLDEITAHDANQKVANEFKPLIEKQYPGISISFGGEEKDTQRSMASLGKAGIIAIFGIFGILALTIRSFWKPILILSTIPLGIIGIVIGFPLSGKSISFLAMIGIIGLAGVLVNASIVLVDCIDSIKKGSKASMDEILIEASQRRFRPILLTTLTTVAGLLPTAYSLGGSDPVLIPMTLALGWGLGFGTLGSLLYVPVTLSVFHELGSKFSNKNGKKK; translated from the coding sequence ATGAAATCAATTATCGAATCCTTTATCAAAAATCGCCTCTTTATGTATCTTGGAATGGTTTTCATTGTCCTCTCGGGACTTGTTTCCCTTTTAGGCCTTCGCCGAGACGCATTTCCAAACGTAGATATGAAGCAGATGGTCATCTCTACGAAATTTCCGGGAGCGTCCCCCGCCGACGTAGAACTCCGAGTCACCTATCCGATCGAACAACGTCTCAAGGAAATCGACGGGATCGATGAGATCCGTTCTTTTTCCAGAAACTCCGTCTCCGATATCGACGTAAGGGTAAGTCTGGAAGAAAAAGATCCGGAGAAAGTTCTCAACGAGATCCGCCGCGCCGTGGACAACGCTATGTCGGAGTTCCCGCCTCAAGTAACGGAAAAACCGAAGATGACCGAAAGAAAATCGGGTTCTTTTCCAATCATTGAGTTTTCGATTTCCGGCGGAAAAGACGAAATCGAACTCCATACGACTGCGGAATTCATAGAACTCGAACTGGAAAAAATTCCAGGAGTCGCAAGAGTAGACGTCTTTGGAAAAAGAGATCGAGAATGGCAAATTTTAGTAAATGCAAATAAACTAAAACAGTATTCATTAGATTTATCTGATATAGTCAATACGATCCGAAACAGAAACATCAATCTTCCGGCGGGATCCGTAGATTCCGAAAATTCATTCGATCTTAGAATCGATGGAGAATTCAAGGACCCTTCCGAAATCGGAAAAATCCCCACAAGAACAAATGAAATCTTTTCTACCGTAAAACTGGGAGATCTCGCGAGAGTCGAAGACACATTCGAATATCCTCGATTCTTAGCGATCGCAAACGGAAGACAAGGACTTGTACTTTCCGTAATCAAAAAGGAAAGAGCCGATGCGATCGAAGTTGCGGAAACAGTTCACAAAAGATTGAATGCTCTCTCCAGTTCTTATCCTTCGGGAATGAAAACATTCGTATTAAACGACGAGGCTAAAAGAACTAAAAACCGTCTCAGCGTCGTTTCATCGAACGCGTTGATAGGATTTATCATCGTCTTCGGAATTCTTTTCTTATTCTTAGATTTTAGAACGGCGACTCTTACTTCGCTCTCGCTCCCTCTCTCGATGCTTATGACCTTCGCGGTCCTTCCTTTTTTTGACGTTTCGTTTAACATGATCTCTATGATGGGTTTGATTATCTCTCTCGGAATGCTCGTGGACAACTCCATAGTCATCTCCGAAAATATTTATACCTACTTGGATCAGAAGAATGATTCTCATACGGCGTCTCTTCGCGGAACCGTCGAGATGATCGTTCCTATCTTCGGATCTTATCTCACAACGGTGACTGCGTTTCTTCCTATGCTTTTTATGACGGGAATCATGGGAAAATTCATCTGGGAAATTCCTCTTGTCGTGATCGTCGCACTGACCGCGAGTTTGATCGAATCTTTTCTATTCTTACCCGCGAGGATCGCTGCGTTTGCTAAAACTCCCGAACAATTAAAAGTCAAAAGCAAATTTAGACAGAAGATGGATTCCTTATTTGTTTCGCTGGAAACTTCTTTTTCCAATCTCGTTTCGTTTAACATCAAACACAAGAAAGCGTCGTTTGCAGTAATCATTCTTCTTGTATTCGGATCCTGCGGAGCGATGTCTCAGATGGATTTCATTCTTTTCCCAAAAGAAGATATCGAGATCATCATGATCAAAGCAGAGTTTCCTCCGACTTCCAGAATCTTTCAAACCCGTGAAAAGATGAAGTATATGGAAGGAATCGTTCAAAAAATTCCAAAAGGCGAATTGGTGAGTTATTCCACAAAAATCGGAGTTCAACAAACGGATCCGGACGATCCTCTTTCTCGATTTGGCGAGAATTTAGCGGTGATTCTGATTTATCTTACTCCGGAAGCAAAACGAGAACGAAAGGCCTCCGAAATTCTTCGCTCCATCGAACCGGAGCTTCGTAAAACTCCTGGAATCAGCGATCTCTTTTTAGAAGAATTCGGAAACGCTCCTCCGATCGGAGCGCCGATCACGATCTCCATTCAAGGAAGAGATTACGAAACTCTAAAGAAGATTTCCAACGAACTTCAGGCATTCTTAAAATCCATTCCGGGAGTTTTTTCGGTTCGAGACGATTATCGATTCGGCCGTAAACAAATGTACATTCAATTGGACGAAGGTCTTGAAAGTTTCACCGGAGTTTCCACTCTTTCCGCCGCGAACGCGCTTCGCGCAGCTTACGACGGAGAACGCGCCGGTTCGATTCGAAAAGGAAGAACAAAAATTTATATTCGAGTCGTCTACGATCGAGACTTCCGTAAAAATCCCAACGAAATCAAATCGATTCCGCTCCGTAACAAGGCCGGAAATATCACGTATCTCGCAAAAATTTCTCGTATGGATTTGATTGAATCTCCCGAACTTCTCGCACACAAGGATTTCGAAAGAGCGATCACGATCAACGGAGATGTAAAGTTAGACGAAATTACGGCTCACGACGCGAATCAAAAAGTCGCGAACGAATTCAAACCTCTGATCGAAAAACAATATCCGGGTATTTCCATCTCTTTCGGCGGAGAAGAAAAAGATACGCAGAGATCGATGGCTTCTCTTGGAAAAGCGGGAATCATCGCGATCTTCGGTATCTTCGGAATTCTCGCTCTTACGATCCGAAGTTTTTGGAAACCGATTCTGATCTTAAGCACGATTCCTCTGGGGATCATCGGAATCGTAATCGGATTTCCTCTTTCCGGAAAATCGATCAGCTTCTTAGCGATGATCGGAATCATCGGCTTAGCGGGAGTTCTTGTAAACGCGTCGATCGTCTTAGTTGATTGTATCGATTCGATCAAAAAGGGATCCAAAGCGAGTATGGATGAAATCCTGATCGAAGCGAGTCAAAGAAGATTCAGGCCGATTCTTCTTACAACCCTCACGACGGTCGCGGGTCTTCTCCCAACGGCTTACAGCCTTGGAGGTTCCGATCCGGTTCTGATTCCTATGACTTTGGCCTTGGGCTGGGGATTGGGCTTTGGAACGTTAGGAAGTCTTCTCTACGTTCCCGTTACACTTTCGGTCTTTCACGAACTCGGTTCCAAGTTCTCAAACAAAAACGGAAAGAAGAAGTAA
- a CDS encoding MBL fold metallo-hydrolase, whose translation MANLSKKRSENLEGNFYVDSSCIDCETCRIIAPSTFSERNGGSFVWKQPETDTEKISALRALLACPTTSIGTEDRMDLKEAKESFPSKIEGNVYYCGYHSKDSFGAFSYLIQREEGNILIDSPRFVPSLAEKIEKLGGIRYHFLTHQDDVADHEKFREAFGCERIIHEGDLRAVPSAEIVLKGNEIFELAEDLKIIPTPGHTKGHAVLLYREEFLFTGDHLAYDPEKNRLIAFRNVCWYSWPEQKKSMERLKNFSFERILPGHGYPLHKDLKQMQSMLADCIEWMGKR comes from the coding sequence ATGGCGAACCTATCGAAAAAAAGAAGTGAGAATCTGGAAGGAAATTTCTACGTGGATTCTTCCTGTATCGATTGCGAGACTTGCAGAATCATCGCGCCTTCCACGTTCTCCGAAAGAAACGGAGGTTCATTTGTCTGGAAACAACCGGAGACGGACACGGAAAAAATCTCAGCTCTCCGTGCACTTCTCGCCTGTCCCACAACCTCCATAGGAACGGAAGACAGGATGGACCTCAAAGAAGCCAAGGAAAGTTTCCCGAGCAAGATTGAAGGGAACGTCTATTACTGCGGTTATCATTCTAAGGATTCCTTCGGAGCCTTTTCCTATCTGATCCAAAGAGAGGAAGGAAATATATTGATCGATTCTCCCCGATTTGTTCCTTCCCTTGCGGAGAAAATCGAAAAACTCGGAGGAATTCGGTACCACTTTCTAACTCACCAAGACGACGTAGCCGATCACGAAAAATTCAGAGAGGCCTTTGGATGTGAAAGAATCATTCATGAAGGTGATCTTCGCGCGGTTCCATCGGCCGAGATCGTGCTTAAAGGAAACGAAATATTCGAACTCGCCGAGGACCTAAAAATCATTCCGACTCCGGGACATACAAAAGGTCACGCCGTCTTATTGTATCGAGAAGAATTTCTTTTTACCGGAGATCATCTCGCTTACGATCCGGAGAAGAATCGATTGATCGCATTTCGAAACGTCTGTTGGTATTCCTGGCCCGAACAAAAAAAGTCCATGGAAAGGCTGAAAAACTTTTCCTTTGAACGAATCCTTCCGGGTCACGGATATCCCTTGCACAAGGACTTAAAACAAATGCAAAGTATGTTAGCGGATTGTATCGAATGGATGGGGAAACGTTAA
- a CDS encoding uracil-DNA glycosylase family protein produces the protein MNKKKTEYSKYLNKLLSCNKCPKMEGRPVHGCVPSTKIISIGQAPGIHEEKFGKPFSYTAGKTLFGWFQKIGIEEEVFRKQVNMSAVCRCFPGKAKSGDRKPNPEEVLNCSEFLEFEVLFHKPQLIIPIGKLAIDQLFENRNYKLEDVIGGRFSRELYGVRVDWIPLPHPSGLNVWNHTETGKKLIQKALDLLKKHPVIKQEFGL, from the coding sequence ATGAACAAAAAGAAAACAGAATATTCAAAATATTTAAATAAATTACTCAGCTGCAATAAATGTCCTAAAATGGAAGGAAGACCGGTTCACGGCTGTGTTCCCTCTACAAAGATCATCAGCATCGGCCAAGCCCCTGGAATTCACGAAGAAAAATTCGGGAAACCGTTTTCTTACACCGCCGGAAAAACCCTTTTCGGTTGGTTTCAGAAAATCGGAATCGAAGAAGAAGTTTTTCGAAAGCAAGTAAATATGTCGGCGGTCTGTCGATGTTTTCCGGGAAAAGCGAAGAGCGGAGATAGAAAACCTAATCCCGAAGAAGTTCTGAACTGCTCCGAATTTTTAGAGTTCGAAGTCCTTTTTCACAAACCTCAGTTGATCATTCCTATCGGGAAACTTGCTATCGATCAGCTTTTCGAGAATCGCAACTACAAGTTGGAGGACGTGATCGGGGGAAGGTTTTCGCGGGAACTCTATGGGGTACGGGTGGATTGGATCCCTCTGCCGCATCCGTCTGGGCTGAACGTTTGGAATCACACGGAAACCGGTAAGAAACTGATTCAAAAAGCGTTAGATCTTCTGAAAAAACATCCCGTCATAAAGCAAGAATTTGGTTTGTGA